The following nucleotide sequence is from Pleurodeles waltl isolate 20211129_DDA chromosome 8, aPleWal1.hap1.20221129, whole genome shotgun sequence.
TTCAAGTGCAACATACATTTCAGCCAGCTACCCAGGAGGAAAACAATTGTGTGCTACCATAAAAACAAAGAGCCACATCAGACATGCGAAATTTCACAATGTTATATTTATTACAATGATAAACACTGACATTTTGCCCAATATATATgtgcatttgtgacattttcaaaatcCCTTTCTTGTAAGGAAAAGGGAACCAACACTTGCattgcatttatgtttttttttttttccaaatggagACTGTTAGCTTCAATGTGCTtcagcaatttaaaataaaatacaaatttacaAATAGTCCAGTAAGATTGATACAAAAAAGCCAAGAATGCCATATAGTTAATATGGTCTCATGCGAGCAgatggtggtggtgccctgttgggAGGCGTGATTGCAATATCCAGGTAATCGCCAATCTGGAAACGTTGTGACTGAAGTGTCATTGAATCCTCGGTACCCTTCCTCCCAGAGATTGTACTCCCAATCGACTTCACCCTGTTGATGGAAAGCACAGTACTGCCTTAGACTGATAAGCTAACAGACTGCTGTACAGTACGTGTGTTTTACTTGACCAGTCATGCATTAGAAAATTACTTTACGGTACCAAGCAATCACACATAAAAGATACTACCAGAGTATGCAAGCTTGAAAAAGACGTAAAAGGAAAAACGACTTTTGTGGTTATTCTGATACACTTAAGTTCTTTGTGTTTTTCACAGCTAGCTGTGATTTGCCATTGCCACAAGGACCAAAATAAGCTCCTCAAAAGACCTTTCACTTTAAACAAATTTCAGTACACGCAGGTGTCCCTCCAACCACTTAGGTTTAACCCCTACAAACGAGCAAGGTTGCCGTACTACAGTTCAAGGGGGTGGCGGGTGGTTGAGTTCTAAACGTTCCAAGTATTCCACAGACAATCAATAGCCAAACCATTTCTTGGTCTAAGGTCTTGTAATTATTTTAATATTGTAAGATGCTACAAAATATTTCAGAATCATATCAAATAACATTAAACTGCTCTAATTTTAatggtaaaacttttttttttttacttgcatagTCTGCTTATTACAGATAAGTGACTTTATAGCTCTGTATCTATCTTCGCAGCgtcggaaataaaaaaaaaaaaaaaaaaactacagtttGCTTATTATTTCATGTGTGAATGCGTGCACATGATATTGGTCATATGCACCTATGTATATGTTGTCAGCCTGTAGTGTTGCACGCCCTTTAATGAAGTCATGCGTAAACACCGCTAATAGCAGAGCTAATTAACATTAAGAATGGTTCACCAAATTTAGCACAGTCCACCAACCTGTATGCTGGCATCTTCGGATCTGGGTAAACAATAGCAAAATTGAAGTGAGTGCCCTTTTTGCGAGCTTCTGGATATACTTCTTTAACCAAACTTGTTAACTCTTTCAATGTTGCATCCATCCTACAACAAAAACAGGACTGACTTGAAAAGAAGTGTAAATACGCTTTAAGAAAAtgatgaaaaccacttttacacaGCACTTAGTTATCGTTTAAACCATAAGAATGCAATGTGTCGATTAAATACACACCCGTGAGTCAGAAAGGGGGTGGGGTCACAATTTCAAAGTACACCATTAAGCACCAGTTTACACTGGACGGGAGCGAATGCAAGCGATTCATCACActatttcagaaaagaaaaaaaaatgcgaaTGAGTACTGACTGGCAGGCGATCTGGGAAACGCCGGATGCTCCACTTCCCTGAAATCTAGAGCTGCCAGGACTGCTGTGACTGGGGCATACATGACACTCTCACCAAACCTCGCTGCTGTCTTTCCTGCTCACCAGAGACCAAAGCAGCAGAGTGGCAAGAGAACAAGTGTGTATGGCAAAGTATGTATATCCTTGAAGTACATATTACTGGGAACTAACCAGACTTAAGCCTGCGTACATTGAGTCTAGCATTCCCGGCAACTTCAGCTGGGAACTATAAGAGTCCCAATCTATTATTTCTAAGTATGGAAGGCACTCGATAACTTGTCAAAGCACCCACACTATCCCACATCAGACACTCCATAAGCCAGAGACCTCACTGCACAGACACCGTTACAATTGTACAACATGAAGGACCAGTAtgcagcacagcacaacaccaaacCTCCACAAAAGCACCAGTGCACTGTTCCCAACTACTAACAGATACGTTTCCACCGCTGTGTGCTCAGCGATGCATTCAAGCAGTGCAAAAGGAGGGTGTACTGGATCTACTTTATAAAAATGGCTTTGCTGCCTTTCCAAGTCAGTTGACCTATTGAATTGCACTGCAATTGTGAGAATTTCACTGCATCCAGAAATAGGGTCAAGGCCCCTCCTGTCACAAGAGGACACTAAAGCTACAGCAACAGATTAATAGTGCTGCATCCCCACACACCACCCTTCTTATTCACTTGGCTTTTCAGTATCTTATGCACTGAAGCCTGTGCCACTCCTCTGCAATAGGAGAAACCCGAAGTGACCATAGTCAAGATCAACAAGTGTATGTGGCTTGTGTCATACGACATCTACAGTGTTACTGAGGTCACTGCCACAGTGCCTCCGATGGTGGACCCCCAAATGGAAGCCATCGATGCAT
It contains:
- the SAP18 gene encoding histone deacetylase complex subunit SAP18, with the protein product MGGSRSPAAGAEVALAARRDKMAVESRVTQEEIKKEPEKPIDREKTCPLLLRVFTTNNGRHHRLEEFSRGNVPSSELQIYTWMDATLKELTSLVKEVYPEARKKGTHFNFAIVYPDPKMPAYRVKSIGSTISGRKGTEDSMTLQSQRFQIGDYLDIAITPPNRAPPPSARMRPY